CGGAGGAACCGGACGTATCAGGATCTGTCCGAAGCCGTTCACCGCTCAGTTCTTCCCAGTATGGTGGTCCCGCAGAACGCCGTACCCGACCGCCGCCCGCCCCAGCCGGGCCCGGCGCCCACGAACCGCGGTCGCGCCGCACGGCCCGCCCGCGAACCCGGAGCAGAGCAGCATTGAGCAGCCGCGAATCTGACAACGCCCACCCGACGCCCCGGCGCACGGGCCCGGACGCCTACCCGTCGGGCACCCCGCCCTACGGCACACCGGGGCTGCCCGGCGGCGACCGGGCCTCGGCCGGCGCCGGCCAGGGTGCCGCGTCGGGCGGCGAGGACGACGGCCCGAAGACCGAGACCACCCTGACCACCCGGGTCCGGATCAACATCCCCGGCTCGCGCCCGATCCCGCCGGTCGTCGTCCGCAGCACCGTCAAGAACGAGGACGCCCCGGCCGAGGAGGCCCAGGCCGCCGCCGAGCAGGGCGGGCCGCGGCACCGCTCCGCGCCGGCCTCGCCTGTCCTCGGCGTGATGGAGGGCGGCGACCGCTCGGCCACCCCGCCGAACCTGCCGCCGGAGTGGGAGATCCCGGCGATCCCGGCGGCGACCTCCGAGTCCGAGTCCACCGGCGCCTGGTTCCGGCCGCGGCAGAAGAAGGCCCAGCCCACCGAGCCCGCCCCCGCCGCCGTGCCGTCCGGCGCCCCGAGCGCACCGGAGGGCCCGGCCGCGTCCGGCACCGCCGCCGCGCCCCGGCCGCAGGCTGCCCGTCAGGGCGCGAGCGGCGCCGCCCGTACCGACGGCGCGCCCAACGGCCGTCCGGTGCCCGCGCAGGGCAAGTCGCCGAACCGGACCGCCCCGACGCCCGCCGAGCCGCGCCGCGCCGACGCCCCGGCCGAGGAACCGGGCGTCTACGAGGCCGCCGCCCCGTTCGCGCCCGCCGCCGACCCCTTCGCCCCGGTCGCCGACCCGTTCGCCCCGACCCCCGGCCCCGACGCCGGCACCCGCGGCCCGCGCGGCGGCCGCCCCCAGCAGAGCCGGCAGCTGCCGAACCGCCCGCGGCCGAACGGCGCCCGGCCCAACGGCTCCCCGCAGGGCGGCCCGCAGCAGGGCGGCCCGCAGAACGGCTTCCAGCCGAACGGCCCGCGCCCGCAGGGCGGCCCGGGCCCCGAGCCCGGCCCGGAGGACACCTCGGTCGACGGCTTCAAGCCGATCCGCGAGGACGCCCCGCCGCCCGCCGGGATATCCGGCCCTCCGCGCAACGGCGCCCCGAACGGTGCCGACGGCCGTCAGCAGCCGGGCCTGTTCGCCTCGGCCCCGACCGGCGCCGACCCGTTCGCCACCCAGCGCCCGGCCGGCCCCGGCCAGGACGGCCCGGCCGGCCCGGCGGGACCCGGCGCGCTCTTCCCGGGCGCGCCCGGCACCGCCCAGCAGCCCGGCCGCCCCCCGCAGCCCGGCCGCGACCCGGAGGCCACCGAGGTCACCCCGCTGCCCGCCCCGGGCACCGGGCCCCGGCCCGAGCCCGCCCACGGCGGTCCGTCCGCCGCCTCGCCCGTACCCGCCCCGGCGCCCGCCAAGGCCGAGCCCGCGCCCGCCAAGGGCAAGGGCAAGGCCAAGCGCGGCGGCGGCAAGAAGCTGGTCAAGCTGGGCGTCTACGGCATCGGCGCCGTGCTGTTCCTCGGCGCCGCCGCGTACGGCACCGGCCTGATGCTCAACCAGTCCGACGTCCCCAAGGGCACCGTGGTGCTCGGCACCGACATCGGCGGCAACAGCCGTGACCAGGCGATCCACACCCTGGACGAGTCGGTCGGCAAGGCCGGCCAGCAGCCGCTCAAGCTGAAGATCGGCGACCAGACCGTGGACCTCGACCCGACCGTGGCCGGGCTGGGCTTCGACACCACCGGCACCGTGGACGGCCTGGCCCAGCACAGCTACAACCCGGTCGACGTGTTCAAGTCGCTCAAGGGCGGCAGCAAGGCCGTCGCGCCGGACGTCAAGGTCGACCGGGCCAAGCTCAAGGCCGCCCTGGACACGCTGGCCGCCGGCTCCGGCCAGGGCCTGCAGGAGGGTTACGTCAGGTTCGGCGACCCCAACGGCGAGCCGATCGTCGTCCCCGGCCGGGCCGGCCAGGCGGTGGACTCGGCGAGCGCCCTGGACGTGATCGAGCAGGCCTACCGCGACCGCGCGGCCGGCAAGCCCGACCAGCCGATCGCCCTCGCCGTCACGGCCGCCCAGCCGAAGGTCTCCACCCAGGCCCTCCAGGCCGCCGCCGACAGCCTCGGCAAGCAGGTGGCCGCCGGCAAGGTGCACGTCGTGGCCGGCACCAAGTCCTGGGACTTCGGCCCGAAGACCGCCGCCAAGGTGCTCACGCTCGTCCCGGACGCCTCCGGCAAGATCGTGCCCAAGTGGGACCTCGACGCGCTCGCCTCCCAGCTGGGCAACGTGTTCGACAAGGTGAAGGTCAAGAAGAACGGCCAGCTCGTCCCGATCGCTCCGCAGGACGTCGCGGACGGCATCACCTCCGTCCTCGACAAGACCGGCGACAAGGACCGCACCTTCAAGTTCACGGTCTGACGCACCGGAGCCCCCGTCATCGGGGGCCCTCGTCACGGGGGCGGGTCCGCATCCGGGCCCGCCCCTCGACAACTGCCCTGCCGGTCAGCAAGATGTGACGCCACACCTTCCGCCACATCCACCTCGGGGAGCACGTCGATGGGCCGCCGCCTCCAGCACCACGGGACGGCCCTGCTCGCCGGCCTCACCGCGCTCACCCTCTCGCTGGCGCTCTGCTCCTGCGCAGCCGGCCAGGGCGGCGGCAGCGACGCACTGCCGTCCGCGCCCGCGTCGCCCAAGCTCACCTCGATCGACATCAACCCCCACGACCGCGCCCAGCTGCGCCAGGGCGGCACCCTCAACCTGGCGATCACCCAGTTCTCCCGCCAGTGGTCGCCGATCCACACCGACGGCAGCGAGTCCTCGACCATCGCCGTCACCAAGCCGCTGCTGCCGACCTTCTTCCGCTCGGACGCGGCCGGCACCCAGACCGTCAACCCCGCCTACCTGCAGGAGGCCCACTCCGAGCTCAGGGACGGCCGGCAGGTGGTCACCTGGACGCTCAACCCGAAGGCCCACTGGTCCGACGGCACCCCGATCACCTGGCGCGACATCGAGGCCAACTGGCGCGCCCTGAACGGCAAGGACCCGGCCTACAAGCCTTCCAGCAGCACCGGCTTCGAGCTGGTCTCGGCGGTCGAGCGCGGCAAGGACGACTTCCAGGCCGTGATGACCTTCGACCGGCCGTTCTCCGAGTGGCAGTCGATGTTCAACGGCGCCGGCAACGCCCCGCTGCTGCCGGCCTCCCGGATCTCCACCCCGGAGCTGTTCAACTCCTCCTACCTGGACGCGATCCCGGTCACCGCAGGCCCGTTCAAGGTCGAACAGCTGGACCGTGCCGCACAGACCGTCACCCTGGTCGCCGACCCCGCCTGGTGGGGCGACAAGCCCGTGCTGGACAGGATCGTCTTCCACGCGATGCTCCCCGACGCGATGCCCGCCGCCTTCGCCAAGGGACAGCTCGACCTCGTCAACAACGGCCCCGACGTGGCCGGTTACCAGACCATCCGGAACGTCAAGGGCGCCGTCGTGCGCCGCGCCGGCGGCCCGGACTTCCGGCAGCTCACCCTGAACGCCCGCACCCCCGCGCTGAGCGACGCGACCGTACGCCAGGCCGTCTTCCAGGCCATCAACCGGGACGCCCTCATCCGCGCCGACCTCAACGGCCTGGACTGGCCCGTCGTCCCGCTCAACAACCACCTGCTGGTCACCAATCAGAACGGCTACCGCGACAACTCCCTGGGCCTGGCCCGCTACGACCCCGCCGAGGCCGCCCGCAAGCTGGACGCGGCCGGCTGGAAGACGGACGGCGGCGACGTACGGAAGAAGGACGGCCGCGAGCTGAACCTGCGGATGATCATCCCGGCCGGCGTCACCCAGGCCCAGAACGAGGCCGCCGACACCACCCGGATGCTCAAGGACGTCGGGATCAAGGTCACCACGGCGAGCGCCCCCGCCAACGAGTTCTTCGACAAGTACGTCAACCGCGGCGACTTCGACCTCACCGCCTACTCGCTGATCGGCACCCCCTTCCCGGCCAGCGGCAGCCGCGCCAACTTCGTCCAGAACGGCGGCACCAACCACGTCGGCGCGGGCAGCCCGGCGGCCGACGCCGCACTCGACCGGGCCGCCGCCGCGACCGACGCGGCCACCGTCTCCGAGGCGGTCAACCAGGCCGACGGCGAGCTCTGGAAGGTGGCCGGCGTCCTGCCGCTCTACCAGCGCCCGCAGCTTTACGGCGCCCGCGCCGACCTCGCCAACATCGGCGCGCAGGGCCTGTCCGACATCGTCTGGGAGAACGTCGGCTTCGTGAAGTAGGCCGCCGGCCCGGCTCAGCCGTGCAGCGTCTCGCGCCAGTAGTGGCAGGCACTGCGCCGGCCCGCCAGCTCCTCCCCGTGCTCCCCCGTCACCGGGACCAGCGGTGGGAGTTCGGCACGGCAGCGGTCCTGCGCCCGGTCGCAGCGGGGGTTGAAGGCGCAGCCCTCCGGGATCCGCAGCAGGCTCGGCGGCAGGCCCTGGATGGCGTGCAGGTTCCGGCCCTTCTGGTCCAGCCGCGGGATGGAGTCCAGCAAGCCCCTGGTGTACGGGTGCGCCGGACGCGCGTACAGCTCGTGCACGGGCGCGGTCTCCACGATCCGGCCCGCGTACATCACCGCGATCCTGTCGGCGACGTCCGCGACCACGCCCAGGTCGTGGGTGATCAGGATGAGGCCCATGTTGAACTCGGACTGCAGGTCGGCCAGCAGGTCCATCACCTGGGCCTGCACCGTCACGTCCAGCGCGGTGGTCGGCTCGTCCGCGATGATCAGGTCCGGCTCCAGCGCCAGCGCCATCGCGATCATGATGCGCTGGCGCATGCCGCCCGAGAACTGGTGCGGGTAGTCGTGCACCCGCCGCCGGGCGGCCGGGATGCGCACCCGGTCCATCAGCTCGACGGCCTTCTCCTTCGCCTCCGCGCGGGAGACGCCGTGGTGCACCCGGAACATCTCGCCCAGCTGGAAGCCGACGCTGAGCACCGGGTTGAGCGCGGACAGCGCGTCCTGGAAGATCATCGCGATCCGCCGGCCCCGGACGGCCCGCCGGGCGCCGGCGCCCATGGTCAGCAGGTCCTCGCCGCGGAACAGGATCCGCCCCGAGGTGATCCGCCCCGGCGGCATGTCCAGGATGCCCATGATCGCCTGCGCCGTCACCGACTTGCCCGACCCCGACTCCCCCAGCACCGCCAACGTCTCGCCGGCCGACACCGCGTAGCTCACCCCGTTGACGGCCTTGGCGACGCCGTCCCGGGTATGGAACTCCACGTGCAGATCCTCGACCTCCAGCAACGGGGCCCCGGGCGTCAGGCTCCCCCGTCCGCCGCCGATCACCTCCACCGCGTCCATGTGAGCAGCCCTCCTCATCGCAGCAGCGACCACCGATAGGCGCAGAGCAACTATCAAGGACCGGGCCGCACTTGGCGAGCCTGCGGCAGATCTCTTTTCCATCACGGGCCCGACGGGCCGACCGAACGCCGAGGGCGCGTCCACCGGACAGTGGACGCGCCCTCGAAGCGGAACCCTCAGTCCGCGCCCTGCTCGTTCTCGCGCTCCGCCGCGCTGTGCCCGTTCCCGCGCTCCGCCGCGAAGTGACACGCCGAGTCATGGAACGCCGCCCCGCGAAGCCAGGACGGCGAGGCGAGCAGCGGCACCTCGTCCTCGCACCGCTGCTGCGCCTTCCAGCAGCGGGTGCGGAAGCGGCAGCCGGACGGCGGGTTGGCCGGCGAGGGCACGTCCCCGGTGAGCACGATCCGGTCCCGCGACTCGCGCGCCGTCGGGTCCGGCACCGGCACCGCCGAGAGCAGCGCCTGGGTGTACGGGTGCGTCGCGTGGTCGTAGATCTCCGCGTCGCTGCCGATCTCGACCATCCTGCCCAGGTACATCACACCGACCCGGTCCGAGATGTGCCGGACGATCGAGAGGTCGTGCGCGATGAACATGTACGACAGGTTGAAGTCGCCCTGCAGCTGCTCCAGCAGGTTGATCACCTGCGCCTGCACCGACACGTCCAGCGCCGAGACCGGCTCGTCGCAGATGATGATCTCCGGCTTGAGCGTCAACCCCCGTGCGATGCCGATGCGCTGGCGCTGGCCGCCGGAGAACTGGTGCGGGTACCGGTTGATGTACTCCGGGTTGAGCCCGACCACGTCCAGCAGGTCCTGGACGGCCTTGCGGCGGTCGCCCTTCGGCGCCACCTCCGGGTGGATCTCGAACGGCTCACCGATGATGTCGCCGACGGTCATCCGCGGATTCAGCGAGGTGTACGGGTCCTGGAACACCATCTGGATGTTGCGGCGGACGGCCTTCAGCGCCGCTCCCGAGAGCCGGGAGATCTCCTCCCCCTTGTACCGGACGGATCCCCCGGTGGCCGGCTCCAGGTTCATCAGGACCTTGGCCAGCGTGGACTTCCCGCAGCCGGACTCGCCGACGATGCCGAGCGTCTCGCCCTGCATCAGGTCGAAGCTGACGCCGTCGACCGCCTTGACCGCGCCGACCTGCTTCTTCAACAGGACGCCCTGGGTCAGCGGGAAGTGCTTGACCAGGTCGCGGACCTCCAGGATCGGCTCGCCGCGCGGCACCTCCTGCGCGAAGGCGGCCTCCTCCGGCGCCGGCGCCGCCCCCTCCGGTCCCCTCTCTCCCGGCACCCCCGCCCCCGGCGTACTGGCCCCGTCAGCGGTCATGGAGGGTCTCCTTCCAGAAGAAGCAGGCACTGCCGCGCCCCTCCACCGGTGTCCCGTCGTCCTCGCTGACCGGGAACAGCTCCGGCACGTCGGTCCGGCAGATGTCCTGCGCCCGCGGGCAGCGCGGGTTGAAGGCGCAGCCCGCGGGGATCCGCAGCAGGTTGGGCGGCAGGCCCTTGATCGCGTAGAGCTCCTGGCCCTTCTGGTCCAGCCGCGGGATGGAGTCCAGCAGGCCCCTGGTGTACGGGTGCGCGGGCCGCGCGTACAGCTCGTGCACGGGCGCGGTCTCCACGATCCGGCCCGCGTACATCACCGCGATCTTGTCCGCGACGTCCGCGACCACGCCCAGGTCGTGGGTGATCAGGATCAGGCCCATGTTGAACTCGGACTGCAGGTCGGCCAGCAGGTCCATCACCTGGGCCTGCACCGTCACGTCCAGCGCGGTGGTCGGCTCGTCCGCGATGATCAGGTCCGGCTCCAGCGCCAATGCCATCGCGATCATGATGCGCTGACGCATGCCGCCGGAGAACTGGTGCGGATAGTCGTCCACCCGCTGCTTGGCGGCCGGGATGCGCACCCGGTCCATCAGCTCGACGGCCTTCTCCTTCGCCTCCGCGCGGGAGACGCCGTGGTGGGCCCGGAACATCTCGCCCAGCTGGAAGCCGACGCTGAGCACCGGGTTGAGCGCGGACAGCGCGTCCTGGAAGATCATCGCGATCTTCTGGCCGCGGATCTTCCGCCGCTCGTCCTTGCTCATCCTGAGCATGTCCCGGCCCCGGAAGCGGATCTCGCCGCCCGGGATCCGGGCCGGCGGCATGTCGAGGATGCCCATGATCGCCTGCGCCGTCACCGACTTGCCGGAGCCGGACTCGCCCAGCACCGCCAGGGTCTCGCCCGCCCGGACGCTGTAGTCGACGCCGTTGACGGCCTTCGCGACGCCGTCCCGGGTGACGAACTCGACGTGCAGGTCCCGTACGTCGAGCAGCGGCCCCTGGTAGGGCGCCTCTCGTTCGCTCCCGGTGGTGTCCATCGCTGTACTCACGATGCGCTCCCCTCGCTCAGCGAAGCTTCGGATCGAGGGCGTCGCGCACCGCGT
The genomic region above belongs to Streptomyces sp. 1331.2 and contains:
- a CDS encoding ABC transporter ATP-binding protein, which codes for MDTTGSEREAPYQGPLLDVRDLHVEFVTRDGVAKAVNGVDYSVRAGETLAVLGESGSGKSVTAQAIMGILDMPPARIPGGEIRFRGRDMLRMSKDERRKIRGQKIAMIFQDALSALNPVLSVGFQLGEMFRAHHGVSRAEAKEKAVELMDRVRIPAAKQRVDDYPHQFSGGMRQRIMIAMALALEPDLIIADEPTTALDVTVQAQVMDLLADLQSEFNMGLILITHDLGVVADVADKIAVMYAGRIVETAPVHELYARPAHPYTRGLLDSIPRLDQKGQELYAIKGLPPNLLRIPAGCAFNPRCPRAQDICRTDVPELFPVSEDDGTPVEGRGSACFFWKETLHDR
- a CDS encoding ABC transporter family substrate-binding protein, with the translated sequence MGRRLQHHGTALLAGLTALTLSLALCSCAAGQGGGSDALPSAPASPKLTSIDINPHDRAQLRQGGTLNLAITQFSRQWSPIHTDGSESSTIAVTKPLLPTFFRSDAAGTQTVNPAYLQEAHSELRDGRQVVTWTLNPKAHWSDGTPITWRDIEANWRALNGKDPAYKPSSSTGFELVSAVERGKDDFQAVMTFDRPFSEWQSMFNGAGNAPLLPASRISTPELFNSSYLDAIPVTAGPFKVEQLDRAAQTVTLVADPAWWGDKPVLDRIVFHAMLPDAMPAAFAKGQLDLVNNGPDVAGYQTIRNVKGAVVRRAGGPDFRQLTLNARTPALSDATVRQAVFQAINRDALIRADLNGLDWPVVPLNNHLLVTNQNGYRDNSLGLARYDPAEAARKLDAAGWKTDGGDVRKKDGRELNLRMIIPAGVTQAQNEAADTTRMLKDVGIKVTTASAPANEFFDKYVNRGDFDLTAYSLIGTPFPASGSRANFVQNGGTNHVGAGSPAADAALDRAAAATDAATVSEAVNQADGELWKVAGVLPLYQRPQLYGARADLANIGAQGLSDIVWENVGFVK
- a CDS encoding ABC transporter ATP-binding protein; its protein translation is MTADGASTPGAGVPGERGPEGAAPAPEEAAFAQEVPRGEPILEVRDLVKHFPLTQGVLLKKQVGAVKAVDGVSFDLMQGETLGIVGESGCGKSTLAKVLMNLEPATGGSVRYKGEEISRLSGAALKAVRRNIQMVFQDPYTSLNPRMTVGDIIGEPFEIHPEVAPKGDRRKAVQDLLDVVGLNPEYINRYPHQFSGGQRQRIGIARGLTLKPEIIICDEPVSALDVSVQAQVINLLEQLQGDFNLSYMFIAHDLSIVRHISDRVGVMYLGRMVEIGSDAEIYDHATHPYTQALLSAVPVPDPTARESRDRIVLTGDVPSPANPPSGCRFRTRCWKAQQRCEDEVPLLASPSWLRGAAFHDSACHFAAERGNGHSAAERENEQGAD
- a CDS encoding ABC transporter ATP-binding protein, with the translated sequence MDAVEVIGGGRGSLTPGAPLLEVEDLHVEFHTRDGVAKAVNGVSYAVSAGETLAVLGESGSGKSVTAQAIMGILDMPPGRITSGRILFRGEDLLTMGAGARRAVRGRRIAMIFQDALSALNPVLSVGFQLGEMFRVHHGVSRAEAKEKAVELMDRVRIPAARRRVHDYPHQFSGGMRQRIMIAMALALEPDLIIADEPTTALDVTVQAQVMDLLADLQSEFNMGLILITHDLGVVADVADRIAVMYAGRIVETAPVHELYARPAHPYTRGLLDSIPRLDQKGRNLHAIQGLPPSLLRIPEGCAFNPRCDRAQDRCRAELPPLVPVTGEHGEELAGRRSACHYWRETLHG